A genome region from Gossypium hirsutum isolate 1008001.06 chromosome A04, Gossypium_hirsutum_v2.1, whole genome shotgun sequence includes the following:
- the LOC107931085 gene encoding classical arabinogalactan protein 5, producing the protein MCVVKELSIFVLFVLIFGNVIQAQNSPSPSPKSTPTTSPPSKSPSSSSPASSPTTSSPPASSPTTSSSPAKSPTTTPPPQIQPPAATPPSSSSPSISPPTASPPASTPSSSPPSLTPTSSPPSMTPAGAPPVSADIPSSSKTPAESPGIFPSSSSPSSPTPIGSSPESAAGPAANDDSGSRSGYEVGFVLSFGLVIGAALAI; encoded by the coding sequence ATGTGTGTAGTCAAAGAGCTTTCCATTTTTGTtctctttgttttgatttttggAAATGTAATTCAAGCCCAAAATTCACCTTCTCCATCTCCTAAATCCACTCCAACCACATCTCCTCCCTCCAAATCTCCTTCATCATCGTCCCCTGCGAGTTCTCCAACAACATCATCGCCTCCCGCGAGTTCTCCAACAACATCATCGTCGCCTGCAAAATCTCCGACTACTACTCCTCCTCCACAGATCCAACCACCGGCTGCGACTCCGCCTTCTTCTTCTAGCCCATCGATTTCTCCCCCAACTGCTTCTCCTCCGGCGTCGACTCCTTCAAGTTCTCCGCCTTCATTGACTCCAACTAGTTCACCTCCATCAATGACTCCGGCCGGGGCTCCACCTGTTTCGGCTGATATTCCTTCGAGTTCAAAAACGCCGGCGGAAAGTCCCGGGATTTTCCCGTCGAGCAGTAGCCCATCGAGTCCTACTCCAATCGGTTCGTCCCCTGAGAGCGCAGCGGGTCCGGCTGCTAATGATGATTCGGGTTCAAGATCCGGATACGAAGTCGGGTTCGTTCTAAGCTTTGGTTTGGTTATTGGGGCCGCATTggctatttag
- the LOC107931147 gene encoding protein DEK, with protein sequence MGEEGTKTKVPDPVANGTSLPEKSSEVVAEKKEEEDNGVKEMEEDKKNDEKAETEKMDEDQPAEDGTESKETEKEEKEEPKMEAMEEETNAKEDVKKVADDENKDEEEEKVDEMKEEDEEEQEEKAEEESKEEEDEEEHEEKDGDDEEKDGDDEEEQEEKAEESEEEKGSKKHGKGKKTEEKVKGKTKKLEEKKEPEQRTPLTDRPVRERKSVERLVASIEKDSSREFQIEKGKGTPLKDIPNVAFKLSRRKTDDTFKLLHNVLYGRRGKATQIKSNISRFSGFVWHDNEEKQKGKVKEKLDKYNKEKLLEFCDVLDIPVIKATTRKEDIIIKLMDFLMAPHATTTVLLAEQEKSSKGKKRKRATKSGTTAKRSTKSRRKSEDIPKSRKKSMPDSEDESEEEEEEEEEEKEEEEKEEEQNEEEKNENGVAEKSEDEMPEDSESEEKNETEDESEEDVGKKKKSRKVSSGKKESAGKAKTKKVSIPKKSTSQKRTPKTSASKSSKADDDSDKSPKVSSRKKPEKVTKEKSSTPSTSASKEKTSKRAGKGKDKAKEQKLKPSDHELRDTICKILKEVDFNTATFTDILKLLAQHFNTDLTPRKSSIKLMIQEELTKLADEADDEDDEGDAEKDETQSAGQEVQA encoded by the exons ATGGGTGAAGAAGGAACAAAGACCAAAGTCCCTGACCCAGTGGCTAACGGGACTTCTCTTCCAGAAAAATCCAGTGAAGTTGTAGCAGagaaaaaagaggaagaagataATGGGGTAAAGGAAATGGAAGAAGATAAGAAAAATGATGAGAAAGCTGAGACTGAGAAGATGGATGAAGACCAACCGGCCGAGGATGGCACAGAAAGCAAAGAGacggaaaaagaagaaaaggaggaACCTAAAATGGAAGCAATGGAAGAAGAAACCAACGCAAAAGAAGATGTTAAGAAAGTTGCGGATGATGAAAACAAAGATGAGGAGGAGGAGAAAGTGGATGAGatgaaagaagaagatgaagaagagcaGGAAGAGAAGGCTGAAGAAGAGtcgaaagaagaagaagatgaggaGGAGCATGAAGAAAAGGATGGAGATGATGAAGAGAAGGATGGGGATGATGAAGAGGAGCAAGAAGAGAAGGCTGAAGAAAGCGAGGAGGAAAAAGGTTCAAAGAAGCATGGGAAAGGTAAAAAAACTGAGGAGAAAGTTAAGGGGAAGACAAAAAAGTTGGAGGAGAAGAAGGAGCCAGAGCAAAGAACTCCTCTCACTGATCGACCTGTGCGTGAGCGGAAATCTGTTGAAAGACTTGTTGCTTctattgaaaaagattcttctAGGGAATTCCAAAtcgaaaag GGCAAGGGTACTCCACTTAAAGATATTCCTAATG TGGCATTCAAGTTGTCTAGACGGAAGACTGATGACACTTTCAAACTTCTTCATAATGTTCTCTATGGAAGGAGAGGGAAG GCTACGCAGATTAAGAGTAATATTTCCCGATTTTCTGGTTTTGTGTGGCATGATAATGAG GAAAAGCAAAAAGGTAAAGTAAAAGAGAAGCTTGACAAGTACAATAAAGAGAAGTTATTGGAGTTTTGTGACGTCCTTGACATACCAGTTATAAAGGCTACTACAAGGAAG GAAGATATCATTATAAAGCTGATGGACTTTTTGATGGCTCCTCATGCTACAACCACTGTTCTACTTGCTGAACAAGAAAAG TCAAGTAAGGGTAAAAAGCGCAAAAGGGCTACGAAGTCTGGGACCACAGCTAAACGATCAACAAAG AGTCGAAGAAAGAGTGAGGATATTCCAAAATCTAGGAAAAAGAGTATGCCTGATTCGGAGGATGAgtctgaagaagaagaagaggaggaagaagaagaaaaggaagaagaagagaaggaagagGAACAGaatgaagaagagaaaaatgaaaatggagttgcagaaaaATCTGAGGACGAGATGCCTGAGGATTCTGAAAGTGAGGAGAAAAATGAAACTGAAGATGAATCTGAAGAAGATGtgggaaagaagaaaaagagtagAAAAGTATCATCTGGAAAGAAGGAATCTGCTGGAAAAGCTAAAACGAAGAAAGTGTCGATTCCCAAAAAGTCTACTTCCCAGAAAAGAACCCCAAAAACATCAGCATCTAAAAGTTCAAAGGCAGATGATGATAGTGACAAAAGTCCAAAGGTGTCTTCGAGGAAGAAACCAGAGAAGGTCACTAAGGAAAAGTCCTCTACACCGAGTACATCTGCGTCCAAGGAGAAAACCA GCAAGAGGGCTGGAAAGGGGAAGGACAAAGCTAAAGAGCAAAAACTGAAGCCAAGTGATCATGAACTAAGGGATACAATTTGTAAAATTCTTAAGGAAGTGGACTTCAATACG GCTACATTCACTGACATTCTGAAGCTTCTTG CGCAACATTTCAATACTGACCTCACCCCGAGGAAGTCATCAATCAAGCTCATGATCCAGGAAGAACTTACCAAACTAGCTGATGAAGCCGATGACGAAGACGACGAAGGAGATGCCGAGAAAGACGAAACCCAATCTGCTGGTCAAGAGGTTCAAGCCTGA